The genomic segment tcccttagttatgctgcaatagacgtagactgccggggattcccatgatgcattgagtttttcccttccagtcacctttctcactcactatgtgttaatagacgtctctgcatcaaatcatatctgttattaatctctgtctctcttccacagcatgtctttatcctgttttccttctttcaccccaaccggtcgcagcagatggccccgcccctccctgagcctggttctgccggaggtttcttcctgttaaaagggagtttttccttcccactgtcgccaaagtgcttgctcatcgggggtcatatgattgttgggtttttctctgtatttattattgtgcgatctactgtacaatataaagcgccttgaggcgacttttgttgtgatttggcgctatacaaataaaattgaattgaattgaattgaataactTAGTTTGTGTCACCAACTGTGAGTACAAAATCCTCAAAAAAATGTGTCCTCTGTCCCAAATCATTTATTCACAGTCatattatttacattatttatatttattaatttattcagTGAATTCAGATTTCAGAATTCAAAGATTTAGAAAAATTCAGTTGCGAGGACACAGCAACCTTTTGGAAATACCTGGACCCCAAAGACAGAGCTGTTACTGTTCAGTTTCTAGTAAAACCAACTGCTTTAACTCCCTCACTGCCCACAGACTtcaaaaatgaaatcatcagTGTCAGTAACTCTTTTCAACATCTTTCCTCTCTCCAAACTGCAGCTGAGGTCAGACCAGTGACAGCAATGAATCCTCCAGCTTATGTTCCAGTGCAGGTGAGGACCTATGATGGGCCCTCTGGACAGCCTGGAGGATCTGTATTGGTTCAGCACACCACTGTGAACGTCATCACTGAGCCTCCGAAGGACCATTTTATCTGGTCCCTCCTCTGCTTTGCCTACTTAAACCCTTGTTGTCTTGGACTTGCAGCTCTCATTTATTCTATCAAGGTGAAGTTAATtaaatcagcttttttcagCACCTGTTATtcttctgagtgtgtgtgtgtgtgtgtgtgtgtgtgcgtgtgtgtgtgtgtgcatgaataaatatattaatttttaaCTGTCTGCTTACTATGACCTACATTATATTGATTTTACCACATAGATCAAGTTACATCTCCATGAACTCCAACTACACTTTTACAATCTatatgtttttgtgcttttaggCCAGAGACCAGAAGGTGGCTGGAGATTTGGAGGGTGCACGGCATTATGGGGCCACTGCTCGCCAGCTTAACATCACCTCCACAGTCCTGGTTGCCCTTGGACTCCTGATATTCATTATTATGATCGCAGTTGTTTTTGCACGGATATCTCGTTAAGCCCTCAAAGTAACAAACCCTGACAAAACGCTTCCTTTTAACAGACTGCAGTGCATTGCTTGCTGCTGTGACTTAACATTAAAGACTTTGGATGAGAAATATTAACATCAGTTTTATGATCAGTCTTCATTATTAGATTTTGACTATGATTTGTCTCTGTTGGCATGTCTTTTGTTAGAAAAAGATAACATttcatatatattgttttttcatatttcagtGAAGGTAAATGTATATAAAGTTGATTTTTCGCTAATTAAATTAATGTTTGTTCCTATCTATCTTCACCCAGGTGAAAAATAAGCACACTGCATTTGGCATTTGCTAAATTGCATACAGAACAATGAATAACAGTATTCAGAATTCTTCTTTGTTCACAAAAACCTTTTTTCTGTAGCTGTGGATCATGCTGCATATTCACTGAAAGGGATCTCAGCTCATTTAAGGCAGGAAAATATGTTTATTGAGATGTTTCATTTTCCACTCACTAATATTCCACAGAAACAGTGTGGACATTTCATCCCCTTAGAATTTGTTTGATTTAGAGAATTAAGAGTTGATTTGTATGCTATGTTGTAATAAATATTATCTTTGAGATTTAAATGGTGTTGGACTGtaactcattaaaaaaaatgtatttactaGGGGTGGGAGCTTTGTAGCTACTGTAGCaattctttcttcctttttagaaatgaatattgtagTTTAATATCTTAGTATGGAAATAGTCTACTTCTGAGGAATTGTTGTTTTCAGGTTTATTTCCAGTtgagtagattttttttgttgttacacTAAACTGACCATATTAACTCAATAAAGGTATCACACTTGGGAATCTTCTTCTTTCACTGCCCAATTTAGGAGTCGCAACAGCAGatcatctttctccatctcacCCCATCCCTTGCATCCTCCTCTGTTACACCAACCCTCCTTCACTATACCCTTGAATCTTTTCTGTGGTCTTCCCATTTTCCTATGAAGCCTCTGATAGTCACCTCTCTCTCCCTAAACTATCTTCACCAACTCTTTCTTGCAGTTTCATTATGGCACAGTTCTGCACATCTctcttgttttaaaaaactgGAACCAGTCCACTTCTTCTTCATGCCTCAGCCATCCTCTcactcttcccaggagggtggcatggatgcccctccggtggtcctccttggggtCTTGCACTCTGGGGCCTGGAtgtcctccatgcctgcttcatgccctgggggacggggctatggctccccataccctctagcagatcgttacatggagaaaccttttgaatacaagcgcgctcatccacacaggtgtgcacacgggtgttcactgttcatagaTACTGAATTTCCTGAgggtcctcaggaagtacaaacCAGACTCCagcctgctgctgaccttctaccacTCGTCCATTGAGAGTCTGCTAACATACTGCATCacagtatggtacggcagctgcactaaggcggatagagtgaggcttcagtgaGTAGTCAAGGTAGCACAGAAGATCATCAGCTGCCCTCTctcctccctgatggacatgtATTCCTCCTGCTGCATCAGCAGAGAAATGCACATAATCAATGACATTTCCCACCCTGGCTTTGACCTTTTCaacctgcttccctcagggaagcactacaggtgcatcagcacaaatacCCAAAGactcaagaacagtttcttcccagaagccataaccaccctgaactcacacatccACCGATAACACAGTTCCACTGCCCATTCCAAGAACTTCCCTCTATaaaccaccactgtgcaataacCCAAACTGTATATACACAAGACTacttatttacatatttatttcctttttcccggatttttatatttgtgcattttatatatgtatattttttcttttttcgaaATACTGTTCACATGTAGCTAGTGCTGCAGAAACTGTGCACCTCGCCCCCATTTCTTCTCCCACATGTTAGCACTGAGTTTGAGATGCTCAGTATCTCACTGTAcatctgtatagtgacaataaaggcattctattctattctattctaaaataCAGTCAGCGTTGATCAGAGGATGATGCCATTTGGAGCCTACAAATAAAGTGACACTATTAACCTTTTCTTTGTAGTTTCAATTGTACGAAGCATGTCGGTCCCATTTGTTGAAGAACATCCCCACACCATCATGTTCGTACCTCCAGACTTCACTGTTGGTCCGGTGTTTTTGGGGTGATATGCAGTGCCTTTTGACCTCCAAAACACGGTGTGTATTGTAgcattgtcatggtcctggctcattttgacccagcgttcttagttttcttgtgtttttgtattttgttctttatttattccaTAGTTCCTAGGTTGTTCTGTTAAGATGTTGCTTATTAGATTTACCCCTCGTGActttaccccctgtgtgccccctctgtgtatctgtgagtcctcgtttctcctccttgtgttttatttcatgttttcctcAGCCCCCTATGTCTGtgttctctctcctcctctggtctgcgtctctgtgtacttcctgttttactttgatagtctcccgACAGTGTGCGTCAGTGTTGTGTTTGCTCCTGCCGTGTCTCGctatgattatcagtgtcacctgtgttccccgtgtgcttccacttccctcgttaaccctctgtgtatttgtgtCCACGTCTTCTTCCGTTCTGTGTCGCGTCGACAATGTCTCATCCCTGAACCTGTGTGATTTTCCCTGTGTTTCCTCGGTCCTCAGTTCGGCATTCCCAGTCTAGTTTTGTATCATTGTTAAGCCTGCAATAAAGCCGTGATTTTTAAGTTCAGTTCTGTTTCCAtgagttttgcgtttgggtcctcaccTGGCTGCGCACAGCCAGTTCATGACAAGCATCTCATCTGGTCTCATCTGACAAGACAATATCCTCAGAGTATTTCACAGGCTTGTCTAAATGTTGCTCAGTAAAGTTTAAATGTTCTTCAAGATGCTTTAcctctttacttattttctttgAAACAATTTTCCATGCTGATTCCAGATCTTTCTGTAGTGCTCTACAGGTGCACTATTTTGTTGACGACTGGATAACTCTTCTGGTAATTCTTTTCACTCCTCTGTGTCCTGACCTCCAGTGTCTTGACTTTGCTTGCGTTTTTGCATCTCCATTTCCTCATGTGTTCAAAATTCTTTCCCTATACTGTTTCTCATTAGAGCACATAATTTATGGACATCTACTGGATAGATTGTTGCTTAcatctggtgagaatttcatgtcaATACCAACTtccaaaatatatttacttagaaAAGTGTCCAATATTTGTTTTACCTACTGTATTTCTGACTGTCACTGTAGCAACAAAGGCTGTGTTGAACTTCCTTCCCTTACCTGTTTCATCATGCCAATGACGCAAATACCTGAACACAGCACAGCACAAATGTGAAACTAAACCACCAACGTCTGCTTTCAACTCCCGTATGCTGAGCACGCTGTAAACTTCACATAATTGCAGACGCCTGAGTCCAATGACTGACATGTTTCGTGATACTGGAACTGAAGATAGGGTTGTTTTAGTAGAGTCTGAGGAGAGGGACGATGAACTTCAAAGTAGGAAAACTTTTTAATTTCCATTTCCTTTTGTGTCtgtgtagctgtgtgtgtgtggcaatgCTGTCTGTTTTTATGCTGAGGCTGCTGCACAATGGAGGAATCTTGTGCGAGACTTTTTCTTGAAGTTTCTCTGCCATATATTGAAGTTGTGACATAAGaatctttatgtttctctttgGTTgtaattgaaattgaattttgtgGTGGTGCTGCAGCATTGGTAAGGTTAGTACAGTTTTCAGAAGAAGACATCTGCATTTGTTCTGTGCTCACTTACAGAAAAGCAATCAAGATGTCAGGGTTGGGGGAGGGGTGGTAGATGATGTTTGTGTGCTCAAGCCCACTGACACTCAGCATATTCATCCAGCATGTCAGACCTGTTAAATAGCTTAATGtgaaaagcagaagaaagaTTTTATCACTGTGCTTAAGCAATTTTTTTATATCACTGCATGCTAACTTAGTTTGTGTCACCAACTGTGAGTACAAAATCCTCAAAAAAATGTGTCCTCTGTCCCAAACCATTTATTCACAGCCatattatttacattatttatatttattaatttattcagTGAATTCAGATTTCAGAATTCAAAGATTTAGAAGAATTCAGTTGCGAGGACACAGCAACCTTTTGGAAATACCTGGGCCCCAAAGACAGAGCTGTTACTGTTCAGTTTCTAGTAAAACCAACTGCTTTAACTCCCTCACTGCCCACAGACTtcaaaaatgaaatcatcagTGTCAGTAACTCTTTTCAACATCTTTCCTCTCTCCAACCTGCAGCTGAGGTCAGACCAGTGACAGCAATGAATCCTCCAGCTTACGTTCCAATGCAGGTGAGGACCTATGATGGGCCCTCTGGACAGCCTGGAGGATCTGTATTGGTTCAGCACACCACTGTGAACGTCATCACTGAGCCTCCAAAGGACCATTTTATCTGGTCCCTCCTCTGCTTTGCCTACTTAAACCCTTGTTGTCTTGGACTTGCAGCTCTCATTTATTCTATCAAGGTGAAGTTAATtaaatcagcttttttcagCACCTGTTATTCTTctgagtgtatgtgtgcatgtgtgtgtgtgtgtgtgtgtgtgtgtctgtgtgtgtgcatgaataaatatattaatttttaaCTGTCTGCTTACTATGACCTACATTATATTGATTTTACCACATAGATCAAGTTACATGTCCATGAACTCCAACTACACTTTTACAATCTATATGTTTCTGTGCTTTTAGGCCAGAGACCGGAAGGTGGCTGGAGATTTGGAGGGTGCACGGCATTATGGGGCCACTGCTCGCCAGCTTAACATCACCTCCACAGTCCTGGTTGCCCTTGGACTCCTGATATTCATTATTATGATCGCAGTTGTTTTTGCACGGATATCTCGTTAAGCCCTCAAAGTAACAAACCCTGACAAAACGCTTCCTTTTAACAGACTGCAGTGCATTGCTTGCGGCTGTGACTTAACATTAAAGTCTTTGGATGAGAAATATTAACATCAGTTTTATGATCAGTCTTCATTATTAGATTTTGACTATGATTTGTCTCTGTTGGCATGTCTTTTGTTAGAAAAAGATAACATttcatatatattgttttttcatatttcagtGAAGGTAAATGTATATAAAGATGATTTTTGGCTAATTAAATTAATGTTTGTTCCTATCTATCTTCACCCAGGTGAAAAATAAGCACACTGCATTTGGCATTTGCTAACTTGCATACGGAACAATGAATAACAGTATTCAGAATTCTTCTTTGTTCACAAAAACCTTTTTTCTGTAGCTGTGGATCATGCTGCATATTCACTGAAAGGGATCTCAGCTCATTTAAGGCAGGAAAATATGTTTATTGAGATGTTTCATTTTCCACTCACTAATATTCCACAGAAACAGTGTGGACATTTCATCCCCTTAGAATTTGTTTGATTTAGAGAATTAAGAGTTGATTTGTATGCTATGTTGTAATAAATATTATCTTTGAGATTTAAATGGTGTTGGACTGtaactcattaaaaaaaatgtatttactaGGGGTGGGAGCTCTGTAGCTACTGTAGCaattctttcttcctttttagaaatgaatattgtagTTTAATATCTTAGTATGGAAATAGTCTACTTCTGAGGAATTGTTGTTTTCAGGTTTATTTCCAGTtgagtagattttttttgttgttacacTAAACTGACCATATTAACTCAATAAAGGTATCACACTTGGGAATCTTCTTCTTTCACTGCCCAATTTAGGAGTCGCAACAGCAGatcatctttctccatctcacCCCATCCCTTGCATCCTCCTCTGTTACACCAACCCTCCTTCACTATACCCTTGTATCTTTTCTGTGGTCTTCCCATTTTCCTATGAAGCCTCTGATAGTCACCTCTCTCTCCCTAAACTATCTTCACCAACTCTTTCCTGCAGGTTCATTATGGCACAGTTCTGCACATCTctcttgttttaaaaaactgGAACCAGTCCACTTCTTCTTCATGCCTTAGCCATCCTCTcactcttcccaggagggtggcatggatgcccctccggtggtcctccttggggtCTTGCACTCTGGGGCCTGGATgttctccatgcctgcttcatgccctgggggacggggctatggctccccataccctctagcagatcgttacatggagaaaccttttgaatacaagcgcgctcatccacacaggtgtgcacacgggtgttcactgttcatagaTACTGAATTTCCTGAgggtcctcaggaagtacaaacCAGACTCCagcctgctgctgaccttctaccacTCGTCCATTGAGAGTCTGCTAACATACTGCATCacagtatggtacggcagctgcactaaggcggatagagtgaggcttcagtTGATTAGTCAAGGTAGCACAGAAGATCATTGGCTGCCCTCTctcctccctgatggacatgtATTCCTCCTGCTGCATCAATAGAGCAACGAACATAATCAATGACATTTCCCACCCTGGCTTTGACCTTTTCaacctgcttccctcagggaagcactacaggtgcatcagcacaaatacCCAAAGactcaagaacagtttcttcccagaagccataaccaccctgaactcacacatccACTGATAACACAGTTCCACCGCCCATTCCAAGAACTTCCCTCTATaaaccaccactgtgcaataacCCAAACTGTATATACACAAGACTacttatttacatatttatttcctttttcccggatttttatatttgtgcattttatatatgtatattttttcttttttcgaaATACTGTTCACATGTAGCTAGTGCTGCAGAAACTGTGCACCTCGCCCCCATTTCTTCTCCCACATGTTAGCACTGAGTTTGAGATGCTCAgtatctcattgtacatctgtatagtgacaataaaggcattctattctattctattctattctattctattctattctattctaaaataCAGTCAGCGTTGATCAGAGGATGATGCCATTTGGAGCCTACAAATAAAGTGACACTATTAACCTTTTCTTTGTAGTTTCAAATATACAAAGCATGTCGGTCCCATTTGTTGAAGAACATCCCCACACCATCATGTTCGTACCTCCAGACTTCACTGTTGGTCCAGTGCTTTTGGGGTGATATGCAGTGCCTTTTGACCTCCAAAACACGGTGTGTATTGTAACATCTCATCTGACCAGATTATACTCTCAGAGTATTTCACAGGCTTGTCTAAATTTTGTTCAGCAAAGTTTAAACGTTCTTCAAGATGCTTTACCTCATTACTTATTTTCTTTGAAACAATTGTCCCTGCTGATTTCAGATCTTTCCGTTGTGCTCCACAGGTGGTCGTTAGCGACTGGATAACTCTTCTGGTAATTCGTTTCACTCTGATGTGTCCTGACCTCCAGAGTCTTGACTTTCCATGCCTTTTTTGCATCTCCATTTCCTCGTGTGTTCAAAATTTTTTGCTTATACTTTTTCTCATTAGAACACATAATTTATTCATTCATGATACTTCATGAATTtaagggcagcacggtggcacggtggttagcactgttgccgcacagcaagaaggtcctgagttcaattccaccatcaggccggggtctttctgtgtggagtttgcatgttctccccgtgtttgcgtgggttctctccgggtactccggcttcctcccaccgtccaaagacatgcagcttgtggggataggttaattggataatccaaattgccactaggtgtaaatgtgtgagtgaatgtgagtgcgaatggttgtctgtccctgtatgttagccctgcgacagactggcgacctgtccagggcgtaccccgcctcgcgccctatgacagctgggataggctccagcgccccccgcgaccctgaaaaggataagcggaagcgaatggatggatggatgaacacATAATTTATGGACATCTACTGGATGGATTGGTACTGACATCTGATGAGAATTTCATGTCAATACCACCTtccaaaatatatttacttagaaAAGTGTCCAGTATTTGTTTTACCTACTGTATCTCTGACTGTCATTGTAGCAACAAAGGCTGTGTTGAACTTCCTTCCTTTATCCCTTTGATCATGTGAATGACGCAGATACCTGAACCCAGCACAGCACAAATGTGAAACTTaaccacactgaaaaaaataatcagtgggataaacataaaaaaattattgtaaGCGGTTGCACGAAATTAAGTTATGTTTGGTTAACCTGAGTTTTTCATGTTATACCTGCACACATTTATCTGGTAACATGAACATgacttttttatgttgttgttacgTTTTTCATTCTGGTCAAATATTTATAGAAACCACTTGTTTATCAGACATGAACTTTTTGTGTTAATTGTATTGCACTACTATGTGTTATATTGACAAGATTATTTTATGGtaagcttattttattttataacaaatttctaatatataatatataatctaATATATAATTGAgtgttcaataaataaaactaaattaaggCTGATCTTACTGTGTGTACTGTACACTTTCTCTTCAATCAAAGAAAtaagcaaaacatttttgaacaatgacctgtatttttgaaaatactaCACAGTTGTAACAATGGACTTTCAATTCAGGCTTCCAAAATATACATGAGTCATATTTGTACAATGCATCTGTTGAAAAACATTCCACAACATTCCTCAAAGTTATCTGCTGTAACCTGGATTCAACATTGTAGGGCCTTATGACATCACGCTTatgtaaaaaatagttttttaaatgtaagagcCATAAGGTAATATGGCAAAAGGGGtgtaattattaaaatgacacaaaaaggagacttaaaataacattataatCCACAGGCACAAAACCAAGAGACCTAAACTGATTAGTATTGGCTTGCTTCTATCACTAAACATCACAATCACTAATACTAGaccatgcaatctgtttgtagTGGTGCAccttgggaaaaaaaattgcTAACTGGTGAAATTGGTGCAAGGCACCATTTCCATTGAGAAAAATGGACATTcaaagtttgaattttttttcaaaagagccATGGCTTGAAAAGTGAACACTGAACACTGCAGTAATAAAGGCCCCAAGTTGAAAAGtgccagaaaaataagtttcacTATGTACTGCAACTTTACCAGTGCTGGCTTAAAAGAAAGGATGGTACATATTCGAAGAGGTAAACATGTTGTTCCCACATCATAACTGGAAAACTGTTCAATCGTACAGTCTGGTCCTGAAAACCTGGGCCTTCTTTGAAAggctgttccttttgagctccATAAACAGTTTCTATAATACCTCGAAGGTATACTTTTCCAGTGGGTAGGTGAGGTTCAAAGTGTACATTAGTCCAAACAGCACTGCAGCTGCTAGGGTATAGTTATCCAAATCCTGCCAGACTCTCTGGCCTTCAAGGACTATCCCGATGTCCTCAGGGCTGCCATTGGCATCTCTTGACTTTATGATGTAAATTCCCATGGTTGTTTCCTTATTAGATCGTTGGATAATGGCTTCATCTGCGGCCTAGAAAATGCAGAAATccaaaatttaattaaacaaaacacaggTCAAAGAACATTATACCAAATCTTATTTTAATCTGTGTCACTATTccaaaaaatgttaacattaacaCATTAGGTGAACAAAAATGGATTCATTACAGCATGTGGTTTGAGTCCTCAGAATGCTCAAAGAGTAATGCATTTCTGAAGTGAAATCTCCATGCAAAGAAGCAGAATACTGTCAGAGCATAGAGAGGTGTTCAACTATGAACTCCACACATAGTTCTAATGCaggtacaagaaaaaaaaaaacgcaccCATGGTAAATTGTGAAAATCCCAGGTGATTTTCAACATACTCCTGGCATAGAGTGACAAGCagcattttgttaaaattattattttccctaaagtgtatacacaaattattttttttcttacctgggCCGTGGGCTCCAGAATGTTCTGaagtcttcttcctctttgtcctcCTCGCCTTTTGAAGACCTTTATTAGTTTGTCAGATAGCACATCTATCTGCGAGAGTATCCTGGACTGCAGTGGCATGGAGGTAATGCGCTTAAACTCTGCATTTATCTAAAAAGAGAAGTTGTCACATAAAAATGCTGTCAAAATCTCAGATCTCACAAGGTTACATCCACACaaagttgttatttttgtcataTTACTATTTATTAGCTATGGGTCCCATGTTGCTGAGCAGTTCCATAGTTGCCCTTACTTCCATACCACCCAAAGCCTGTTTGCAACCACAGCAGTTGCCTCCTTCTGGCCATTTTGCAGTTCTGCCAAATGACCCAGAAACTACATCTATTAGTGTCATATACACATCAAGGTCTTTCATTAATACttagttaaattaattaatttgaccTTTCCAGAAAATTTACCTTACAGAATGTGAGATAACATATGCAAAGCTTCactagtaaataaaataatgttattaaaaCCTTAACTGTAACACCTCTACATAACAGTGCTAGAGAATTGTTCTGAAGCAACACCAATCTGCCCTTCAGCAGGGATAAGCACCATATATcgatacagaaaaaataaatttaacatatttatattGTCATTTTTTCTTATCTCTTTAAGCCCTCCTCTCAGTCTCTCTATAAATCAGTTAAAAtaatttgttgggtttttgtttgtctttaacatgttatcagtacattacattCACTGCCCCAGAACATGAAATAAAGCCCCAAGTCATGCACTTCCTCTCCTAATGAGTACTGCATAGGTGTCATGCCCTAAATAAACCGACTTTAGTgaagaccccccaccccccctccgaacacacacacacacacacacacacacagcccacCCATGGCAAACTAGCTTGTTTAACTGtttaactaaaacattttaGGTACAACCAGTTAACTAAATGGACACAAGTTTGTTAGTCTGTATtcactgagaaaaaaacaagcgAATGTGACTGggcacacactgaaaaaaagctaaTGCACATAATATTGTCCCGCAGCTTAAGCTAGCATTATCGTTAGTTAACTTAAGGAATGACTTGTTTTTTCCATTATGTTGCTCAACGGCAATTCATGAGAAAAACTTCCCCATCTAATGGATGTTCTCTTCGTTTCCTCTCAAACATGTAGTTTTCAGTTTACCTCGACAAAGTAAAGCTCAGCACCAAAGGTAAACGAAGCGAAGACAAAAAATGGCGGACGCCACAGTGAATTTTCCCTCGCAGAACACACCCTGGGGGGTGGAGTTTCAACAGAAAACATaactattttctgttattttgataTGACtggttttaaaagactgaacatcCTTCTAAAACAAGTGAAAGGCGTGAGACTTAATTATGTTTAGaccaaaaatataaattattcatGTTGgatatatttactgtatttttactaATTTAACAACCTCATCATTGCATTAGCTTTATGCTATAGCATTACGCTTACATTAGCTTGAAGCTCAAGGTcgtcattttatttaatttctttttctgggCTTACAAACAGGACACACAACATTTAGATAACCGTTACACTGAATCTTGGGTCTGTGTTGAGTCTTCCAGCTGCTGACTACAGAAGCTAGATTGACCTTTTAGCATGTTTATAGCGGCTGTGGCTATGTGCTGGTAATGTTACCATGTGTGCGCAGTCACATTGGCAGCAGACATGTTTCAACAAACTAGTCATATCCCGGCCCTACATTAGCTTGTTTAATGGTTAAGACACTGCAGGTACCACCACTTACTACAGACACCAATGCAAGTTTGTAATAGTCTGTTAATTTAGACTGAAAGaatatataaacaatattaACTCACATTATATATGTTAATTACTAATTTGCTTATCGCATAATTTCGGTTACCATTAGCTAACTGGAGCCTAACATTGGCCTTTCCTGGTTTTCGATAAACAG from the Oreochromis niloticus isolate F11D_XX linkage group LG7, O_niloticus_UMD_NMBU, whole genome shotgun sequence genome contains:
- the LOC109194574 gene encoding interferon-induced transmembrane protein 1, translated to MTDMFRDTGTEDRVVLVESEERDDELQTEVRPVTAMNPPAYVPVQVRTYDGPSGQPGGSVLVQHTTVNVITEPPKDHFIWSLLCFAYLNPCCLGLAALIYSIKARDQKVAGDLEGARHYGATARQLNITSTVLVALGLLIFIIMIAVVFARISR
- the LOC100708952 gene encoding dispanin subfamily A member 2b, translating into MTDMFRDTGTEDRVVLVESEERDDELQTEVRPVTAMNPPAYVPMQVRTYDGPSGQPGGSVLVQHTTVNVITEPPKDHFIWSLLCFAYLNPCCLGLAALIYSIKARDRKVAGDLEGARHYGATARQLNITSTVLVALGLLIFIIMIAVVFARISR